Proteins from a single region of Streptomyces spectabilis:
- a CDS encoding DUF309 domain-containing protein yields the protein MTSALGPGGRDRDTEGRARSARPRDGLGRPLPYGTEGVERQPEGVTRTPAETLAEAQALLDAGRPFHAHEVFEDAWKSGPGRERGLWQGLAQLAVGLTHAARGNATGGARLLRRGAGAVAAWSAAEPGRERPYGIGVAELLAWAHALAARVERGEVPVDAAAAAPELAPGPARGDG from the coding sequence ATGACGAGCGCACTTGGACCAGGCGGCCGGGACCGGGACACGGAGGGCCGGGCGCGCAGCGCGCGGCCGCGCGACGGGCTCGGGCGACCGCTGCCGTACGGGACCGAAGGCGTCGAGCGGCAGCCGGAGGGCGTGACCCGCACCCCCGCCGAGACCCTCGCCGAGGCGCAGGCGCTCCTCGACGCCGGGCGGCCCTTCCACGCGCACGAGGTCTTCGAGGACGCCTGGAAGTCGGGGCCCGGGCGGGAGCGCGGCCTGTGGCAGGGGCTCGCGCAGCTCGCCGTAGGACTCACCCACGCGGCGCGCGGCAACGCGACGGGCGGGGCGCGGCTGCTCCGCAGGGGCGCGGGCGCCGTCGCGGCGTGGAGCGCGGCGGAGCCGGGCCGCGAGCGGCCGTACGGGATCGGCGTGGCGGAACTGCTCGCGTGGGCGCACGCGTTGGCCGCGCGGGTGGAGCGGGGCGAGGTGCCCGTCGACGCGGCGGCGGCCGCGCCGGAGCTGGCCCCAGGACCGGCGCGCGGGGACGGGTGA
- a CDS encoding substrate-binding domain-containing protein, producing MREPVDLRRQRILAAVRSRGATRVSDLAAELAVSVVTLRRDVEELAREGKLRRGHGVARPVTDEAERPAPRAPGPTADGGPVAVVVPERHSYLHETLHGARSAFEEAGVRIALHIAPAAPGAEQPLVERALADGARGLLIAPRWRSRAVEEADYAWLSRVGVPTVVMERRPRRGGALHAVDAVCTDHWYGVHLAVEHLTGIGHRRIVLAARDDSPTARALRAAFTEIAADHPGVDAWALALSSPGAVPDPAAPAARQPVDLPSLLAERGATAAVLHGDVDALMLVQGLRDAGVRVPEDCSVIAYDDVVAALGSTPLTAVSPPKADIGRAAAELLLRRLALGAGPVRRLELLPELKVRGSTRPLRDSVSPR from the coding sequence ATGCGCGAACCGGTGGACCTCAGGCGGCAGCGGATCCTCGCCGCGGTGCGGTCGCGCGGCGCGACCCGGGTCAGCGATCTCGCGGCGGAGCTCGCGGTGTCCGTGGTGACCCTCAGGCGCGACGTGGAGGAACTGGCCCGCGAGGGCAAGCTGCGCCGCGGCCACGGCGTGGCAAGGCCGGTCACGGACGAGGCCGAGCGCCCGGCGCCCCGCGCGCCCGGGCCCACGGCCGACGGCGGCCCGGTCGCGGTCGTGGTGCCCGAGCGCCACTCGTATCTGCACGAGACGCTGCACGGTGCCCGGTCCGCCTTCGAGGAGGCGGGCGTCCGCATCGCGCTGCACATCGCACCGGCCGCGCCGGGCGCCGAACAGCCGCTGGTGGAGCGGGCGTTGGCGGACGGCGCGCGGGGCCTGCTGATCGCGCCGCGCTGGCGCAGCCGGGCCGTCGAGGAGGCCGACTACGCGTGGCTGTCGCGCGTGGGGGTGCCCACGGTCGTGATGGAGCGCAGGCCCCGGCGCGGGGGCGCGCTGCACGCCGTCGACGCGGTGTGCACGGACCACTGGTACGGCGTCCACCTCGCCGTCGAGCACCTCACGGGGATCGGGCACCGGCGGATCGTCCTCGCCGCGCGCGACGACAGCCCGACGGCGCGCGCCCTGCGCGCGGCGTTCACCGAGATCGCGGCGGACCACCCAGGGGTGGACGCGTGGGCGCTCGCCCTCAGCTCTCCCGGCGCGGTGCCCGACCCGGCGGCGCCGGCCGCGCGGCAGCCGGTCGACCTGCCGTCGCTGCTGGCCGAGCGGGGGGCGACGGCCGCGGTCCTCCACGGCGACGTGGACGCGCTGATGCTGGTGCAGGGCTTGCGTGACGCCGGGGTCCGGGTGCCGGAGGACTGCTCCGTGATCGCTTACGACGACGTGGTCGCGGCGCTCGGCAGCACCCCCCTGACGGCCGTGTCCCCGCCCAAGGCGGACATCGGCCGGGCGGCGGCCGAGCTGCTCCTGCGCCGCCTGGCGCTGGGCGCTGGGCCGGTGCGGCGGCTGGAACTGCTGCCGGAGCTCAAGGTTCGCGGCTCGACCCGACCGCTGCGCGACTCGGTATCGCCGCGCTAG
- a CDS encoding ABC transporter substrate-binding protein, whose translation MPGRHSRPSRRGVLGALTALPLTGALGACSEAKQRTKGPTTLTFWSALRGSQEVVDAFNRTHDHIQVDFEQVPSGNHGGYAKLSNAARAGNAPDVATIEYPQVPGFAIDGVARDITPLLGDGLRAELLPQALALTTFENRTYSVPLDVEPMVLHYRRDLFEKHGFDVPGTWDEFAALAREVRRLGKGRRAAVFPTDGATHFAAWAWQAGAQWFDTSDGAWNVSLADAPTRRVAAYWQRLIDEDLVHVNAVESRLADAQIAGGLVLTRFSGAWEAGAQMNARPGQKDLWRIAPLPQWDPARPAVGTHGGSTFTVTKDCGHPEAAMEFIAWQVSHPDALKARLSSGASSQYPAASELVAVGRAAFDRGYYGGQDVYALFDEEARKIRDGWTWGPRMTATSKVMQDAFARAGNGSGTLLSSVRAAQDGTMPDLKALGLATTQHST comes from the coding sequence ATGCCTGGTCGACACAGCCGCCCCAGCCGTCGGGGAGTGCTCGGCGCGCTCACCGCGCTGCCGCTCACCGGTGCCCTCGGCGCCTGTAGTGAGGCCAAGCAGCGCACCAAGGGCCCCACCACCCTCACCTTCTGGTCCGCGCTGCGCGGCAGCCAGGAGGTCGTGGACGCGTTCAACCGGACGCACGACCACATTCAGGTCGACTTCGAGCAGGTGCCGTCCGGCAACCACGGCGGGTACGCGAAGCTCAGCAACGCGGCGCGCGCCGGCAACGCGCCCGACGTCGCCACGATCGAGTACCCCCAGGTGCCGGGCTTCGCCATAGACGGCGTCGCCCGCGACATCACGCCGCTGCTCGGCGACGGGCTGCGGGCCGAGCTGCTGCCCCAGGCGCTCGCGCTGACCACGTTCGAGAACCGCACGTACAGCGTGCCGCTCGACGTCGAGCCGATGGTGCTGCACTACCGCAGGGACCTCTTCGAGAAGCACGGGTTCGACGTCCCGGGCACCTGGGACGAGTTCGCCGCGCTCGCCCGCGAGGTGCGGCGGCTCGGCAAGGGCCGCAGGGCGGCGGTCTTCCCCACGGACGGCGCGACGCACTTCGCGGCCTGGGCCTGGCAGGCGGGCGCCCAGTGGTTCGACACCTCCGACGGCGCCTGGAACGTCTCCCTCGCGGACGCCCCGACCCGGCGCGTGGCGGCGTACTGGCAGCGCCTCATCGACGAGGACCTCGTCCACGTCAACGCCGTCGAGAGCCGGCTGGCCGACGCCCAGATCGCGGGCGGCCTGGTCCTGACCCGGTTCAGCGGCGCCTGGGAGGCGGGCGCGCAGATGAACGCGCGGCCGGGCCAGAAGGACCTGTGGCGGATCGCCCCGCTGCCCCAGTGGGACCCCGCCCGGCCCGCCGTCGGCACGCACGGCGGCTCCACCTTCACCGTGACGAAGGACTGCGGACACCCCGAGGCCGCCATGGAGTTCATCGCATGGCAGGTCAGCCACCCCGACGCCCTCAAGGCCCGGCTCTCCAGCGGCGCGAGCAGCCAGTACCCGGCCGCGTCCGAGCTCGTGGCGGTCGGCCGCGCCGCCTTCGACCGCGGCTACTACGGCGGACAGGACGTCTACGCGCTCTTCGACGAGGAGGCCCGCAAGATCCGCGACGGCTGGACGTGGGGCCCCCGGATGACCGCCACCAGCAAGGTCATGCAGGACGCCTTCGCCCGCGCCGGAAACGGCTCCGGCACCCTCCTGTCCTCCGTGCGCGCCGCGCAGGACGGCACGATGCCCGACCTCAAGGCGCTCGGCCTGGCCACCACCCAGCACTCCACCTGA
- a CDS encoding carbohydrate ABC transporter permease — MTATVHAPAAAAPEPTADVPGRTARRVAERRRHTAAGVLMAPFFLLLTAVFLVPVGTAVWLSFFSDDQPGLGFGPERTVFVGARSYAAVLTDPTFLSGLGTVALYCLLYIPLMVLGSLALALLLDSGVVRLRAWAQLGLFLPHAVPGIIAALIWLYLYTPGISPVIDALNKADITVDFLGLHTTLPSIVNIALWSNLGYNMVVFYAALQAVPREVVEAAVVDGAGPVRTALQVKAPLVRSSIVVVAMFTLIWALQLFTEPMLLSQSSQMINSRFSPSMYVYDAAFTRNNYSLAAAASVILLALTVAVSYGVTRWTSRVDRAEGATR; from the coding sequence ATGACCGCGACGGTCCACGCCCCCGCGGCGGCCGCCCCCGAGCCAACCGCCGACGTGCCCGGGCGCACGGCACGACGCGTGGCCGAGCGCCGCAGACACACCGCGGCGGGCGTCCTGATGGCCCCGTTCTTCCTCCTGCTCACCGCCGTCTTCCTCGTCCCCGTCGGCACCGCGGTGTGGCTGAGCTTCTTCAGCGACGACCAGCCGGGCCTCGGCTTCGGCCCCGAGCGCACCGTCTTCGTGGGCGCGCGCTCCTACGCCGCCGTGCTCACCGACCCCACGTTCCTGTCCGGGCTCGGCACGGTCGCGCTCTACTGCCTGCTCTACATCCCGCTGATGGTGCTCGGCTCCCTCGCCCTCGCGCTGCTCCTCGACTCCGGCGTCGTACGCCTGCGCGCCTGGGCACAGCTCGGCCTGTTCCTGCCGCACGCGGTGCCCGGCATCATCGCCGCCCTGATCTGGCTCTACCTGTACACGCCCGGCATCAGCCCGGTCATCGACGCCCTCAACAAGGCGGACATCACGGTGGACTTCCTCGGCCTGCACACCACGCTGCCGTCGATCGTGAACATCGCCCTGTGGAGCAACCTCGGCTACAACATGGTCGTCTTCTACGCCGCCCTCCAGGCGGTCCCGCGCGAGGTCGTCGAGGCGGCGGTCGTCGACGGGGCGGGGCCGGTGCGCACCGCGCTCCAGGTGAAGGCGCCGCTCGTGCGCTCCTCGATCGTGGTGGTCGCGATGTTCACCCTGATCTGGGCGCTCCAGCTGTTCACCGAGCCGATGCTGCTCAGCCAGTCCTCACAGATGATCAACTCGCGGTTCTCGCCCAGCATGTACGTCTACGACGCCGCCTTCACCCGCAACAACTACTCGCTCGCGGCCGCGGCCTCGGTGATCCTGCTCGCCCTCACCGTCGCCGTGTCCTACGGCGTCACCCGCTGGACGAGCCGCGTCGACCGGGCCGAGGGAGCCACCCGATGA
- a CDS encoding carbohydrate ABC transporter permease, with the protein MSAHSSTRPRLLGRATVNAVVALCVLYTLLPVLWLVLAATKTRDALFSSSLLSFGDFSLVQNVKDVFAMDGGLYGRWYGNSLLYAVLGAALGALISVACGYAFDKYRFRHKEKLFGLVLAAVMVPQTVLALPLYLLASETGLVNTFWSVFIPVLFNPFGVYLGRVFSQGYVPDEVLEAARVDGAGELTTYVRVCLRMLGPGLVTVFLFQLTAIWNNFFLPMVMLSDQDLYPVSLGLYQWNSQATVSPEYYPVVITGSLLAVVPLILAFALLQRFWRSGLTAGAVK; encoded by the coding sequence ATGAGCGCGCACAGCTCCACGCGCCCGCGCCTGCTCGGCCGGGCCACGGTCAACGCGGTCGTCGCGCTCTGCGTCCTCTACACGCTCCTGCCCGTCCTGTGGCTGGTGCTCGCCGCGACGAAGACCCGCGACGCCCTCTTCAGCAGCAGCCTGCTGTCCTTCGGCGACTTCTCCCTGGTCCAGAACGTCAAGGACGTGTTCGCCATGGACGGCGGCCTGTACGGGCGCTGGTACGGCAACAGCCTGCTCTACGCCGTCCTGGGCGCCGCGCTCGGCGCGCTGATCAGCGTCGCCTGCGGCTACGCCTTCGACAAGTACCGCTTCCGGCACAAGGAGAAGCTGTTCGGCCTGGTGCTCGCGGCGGTCATGGTGCCGCAGACGGTCCTCGCACTGCCCCTGTACCTGCTGGCCTCCGAGACCGGTCTGGTCAACACCTTCTGGTCGGTCTTCATCCCCGTCCTCTTCAACCCGTTCGGCGTCTATCTGGGCCGGGTCTTCAGCCAGGGCTACGTGCCCGACGAGGTCCTGGAGGCGGCCCGCGTCGACGGCGCCGGCGAGCTGACGACGTACGTCCGCGTCTGTCTGCGCATGCTCGGCCCCGGTCTCGTCACCGTGTTCCTCTTCCAGCTCACCGCGATCTGGAACAACTTCTTCCTGCCGATGGTGATGCTGTCGGACCAGGACCTCTATCCGGTGAGCCTCGGCCTGTACCAGTGGAACAGCCAGGCGACCGTCTCGCCCGAGTACTACCCGGTCGTGATCACCGGCTCGCTGCTCGCGGTCGTCCCGCTCATACTCGCCTTCGCCCTCCTGCAGCGGTTCTGGCGCTCCGGCCTCACGGCGGGGGCGGTCAAGTGA
- a CDS encoding hydroxyacid dehydrogenase, with protein sequence MSSRAAAAVFAPRSLAALAEVCDLAPPPALDDLTTARAKEVLADVEVLVTGWGCPPLDADALAAAPRLKAVVHAAGSVRAHVTDACWERGLAVSSAAAANALPVAEYTLAMILLHGKHVLERARDYRRDRERADWLLTPREVGNYRRTVGILSASLIGRRVIELLRPFDFEVLLHDPYVTAAQAAELGAEPVSLPALFARGDLVSVHTPLLPATRGLVGRELLASMRRGATLINTSRGAVVDQDALTDVVRTGRIRAVLDVTDPEVLPPGHPLWDCPGALITPHLAGSQGSEWQRLADTAVGEVARWAAGAGLAHPVRRERLAYLA encoded by the coding sequence ATGTCGTCGCGGGCCGCGGCGGCCGTCTTCGCCCCGCGCTCGCTCGCCGCGCTCGCCGAGGTCTGCGACCTGGCGCCGCCGCCCGCGCTCGACGACCTGACGACCGCCCGCGCCAAGGAGGTGCTCGCCGACGTCGAGGTCCTCGTGACGGGCTGGGGCTGCCCGCCGCTCGACGCCGACGCGCTCGCGGCGGCACCCCGCCTCAAGGCCGTGGTGCACGCGGCCGGTTCGGTGCGCGCGCACGTCACCGACGCCTGCTGGGAACGGGGCCTCGCGGTGTCGTCGGCCGCCGCGGCCAACGCGCTGCCGGTCGCCGAGTACACCCTCGCGATGATCCTGCTGCACGGCAAGCACGTCCTGGAGCGGGCCCGCGACTACCGCCGCGACCGCGAGCGCGCCGACTGGCTGCTCACCCCCCGCGAGGTGGGCAACTACCGCCGCACCGTGGGCATCCTCTCCGCCTCGCTGATCGGCCGCCGGGTCATCGAGCTGCTGCGCCCCTTCGACTTCGAGGTGCTCCTTCACGACCCGTACGTCACCGCCGCGCAGGCCGCCGAGCTCGGCGCGGAGCCGGTGAGCCTGCCCGCACTCTTCGCGCGCGGCGACCTGGTGAGCGTGCACACGCCGCTCCTTCCCGCGACCCGCGGCCTGGTCGGCCGGGAGCTGCTGGCCTCGATGCGGCGGGGAGCCACCCTGATCAACACCTCGCGCGGCGCGGTCGTCGACCAGGACGCCCTCACCGACGTGGTGCGCACGGGCCGGATCCGGGCGGTGCTCGACGTGACGGACCCCGAAGTCCTGCCCCCCGGCCACCCGTTGTGGGACTGCCCCGGCGCCCTGATCACCCCGCACCTCGCGGGCTCCCAGGGCAGCGAGTGGCAGCGCCTCGCCGACACGGCCGTCGGCGAGGTGGCCCGCTGGGCCGCGGGCGCGGGCCTCGCCCATCCCGTACGACGCGAAAGGCTGGCGTACCTGGCATGA
- a CDS encoding DUF2264 domain-containing protein — protein MSIPFDLPADDRDLSPHTGYTRAHWEAVADGLLGAAWRWATPGGALLDLPGRPSASGVRSDGLEGYARTFLAAGFRVAGAGGADPHGWLERYARGLAAGTRTPGRDDTESWPLILDHHVQGQPMVESASVALGLALTRPWLWDRLDDAVRDRAESWLRGALTHVPSPNNWYLFPFTVASFLESVGRGDEATARAMERALGLLETWYRGDGWYADGDGRAFDHYNGWALHLYPLLHAHLTGDAALADRLGPRLRAHLEGYALLFGGDGAPVHFGRSLTYRFAAAAAIGVGAVTGHTPLSPGTSRRVASGALRHFLDRGALTADGLLSLGWHGPHAATLQAYSGPASPYWAAKAFVALLAPASDPLWTATEEPAPSEAGDRVLALPAPGLLVQATRADGIVRLHNHGSDHVRPHEGESAARDDPHYGRLAYSTHTGPTSPGNTADNHLAVVVDGVASVRRRIRPLGAGHGDGWGWAASWHRPVFGSGPPMVPGLRVDSVTVARGRYEVRVHRVVGAPPGARVTLTGWATRALRSELLGLYGWDGPDEVRAPAGTAYEPWVRLPRLSAAAGGTGVFVALASLSAEPLPLASAVREVVLSGGEVLVRWADGSRTTVGFEPRVRHEGVAVDRPPASSSNAGRA, from the coding sequence ATGAGCATCCCCTTCGACCTGCCCGCGGACGACCGGGACCTGAGCCCGCACACCGGGTACACCCGCGCGCACTGGGAAGCCGTCGCCGACGGGCTGCTCGGCGCCGCGTGGCGCTGGGCGACGCCCGGGGGCGCCCTGCTCGACCTGCCGGGCCGCCCCTCCGCGTCCGGGGTCCGCTCGGACGGGCTGGAGGGCTATGCCCGTACGTTCCTCGCGGCGGGCTTCCGGGTCGCGGGGGCGGGCGGCGCGGACCCGCACGGCTGGCTCGAGCGGTACGCGCGGGGCCTCGCGGCGGGCACCCGCACGCCCGGCCGTGACGACACCGAGTCGTGGCCGCTGATCCTCGACCACCACGTACAGGGCCAGCCGATGGTGGAGTCGGCGTCCGTCGCGCTCGGCCTGGCGCTGACCCGGCCGTGGCTGTGGGACCGGCTCGACGACGCCGTGCGGGACCGCGCGGAGAGCTGGCTGCGCGGCGCGCTCACCCACGTCCCCTCGCCCAACAACTGGTATCTGTTCCCCTTCACGGTGGCGTCCTTCCTGGAGTCCGTCGGCCGCGGCGACGAGGCGACGGCGCGCGCCATGGAGCGTGCGCTCGGCCTCCTGGAGACGTGGTACCGGGGCGACGGCTGGTACGCCGACGGCGACGGGCGGGCCTTCGACCACTACAACGGCTGGGCCCTGCACCTGTATCCGCTGCTGCACGCGCACCTGACGGGCGACGCGGCCCTCGCGGACCGGCTCGGGCCGCGCCTTCGCGCGCACCTGGAGGGCTACGCGCTGCTCTTCGGCGGGGACGGCGCGCCGGTCCACTTCGGGCGCTCGCTCACCTACCGCTTCGCCGCCGCGGCGGCCATCGGCGTCGGCGCGGTGACCGGGCACACCCCGCTGTCGCCCGGCACGTCGCGCCGCGTCGCCAGCGGGGCCCTGCGCCACTTCCTCGACCGCGGCGCGCTCACCGCCGACGGGCTGCTGAGCCTCGGCTGGCACGGGCCGCACGCCGCCACGCTCCAGGCCTACTCGGGCCCGGCCTCCCCGTACTGGGCGGCGAAGGCCTTCGTGGCGCTGCTCGCCCCCGCGAGCGACCCGCTGTGGACGGCGACGGAGGAGCCCGCGCCGAGCGAGGCGGGGGACCGGGTGCTCGCGCTGCCCGCGCCGGGTCTCCTCGTACAGGCGACACGGGCGGACGGGATCGTCCGCCTGCACAACCACGGCAGCGACCACGTCCGGCCGCACGAGGGCGAGTCCGCGGCGCGGGACGACCCGCACTACGGGCGGCTCGCGTACTCCACGCACACCGGCCCCACCTCGCCCGGCAACACCGCGGACAACCATCTGGCGGTGGTGGTCGACGGCGTCGCGAGCGTCCGGCGCCGCATCCGCCCGCTGGGCGCGGGGCACGGCGACGGCTGGGGCTGGGCCGCCTCCTGGCACCGGCCGGTGTTCGGCTCGGGACCGCCGATGGTGCCCGGCCTGCGCGTCGACAGCGTGACCGTCGCGCGCGGCCGGTACGAGGTGCGGGTCCACCGGGTCGTGGGCGCCCCGCCCGGCGCGCGGGTGACGCTCACCGGCTGGGCCACGCGGGCGCTCCGCTCGGAACTCCTCGGCCTGTACGGCTGGGATGGGCCGGACGAGGTGCGGGCCCCCGCGGGCACGGCGTACGAGCCGTGGGTGCGGCTGCCCCGGCTCTCGGCCGCCGCCGGGGGCACCGGGGTGTTCGTGGCCCTGGCCTCGCTGAGCGCGGAGCCGCTGCCGCTCGCCTCCGCCGTCCGTGAGGTCGTCCTGTCCGGTGGCGAGGTGCTGGTGCGGTGGGCGGACGGCTCGCGGACCACGGTTGGCTTCGAGCCGCGGGTGCGGCATGAGGGGGTCGCGGTTGACCGGCCTCCGGCCTCGTCCTCAAACGCCGGACGGGCTTGA
- a CDS encoding alpha/beta fold hydrolase, whose protein sequence is MTTKLDTYTLDTSGATLTYDVRGGLGDTGADHPVLLLIGSPMDAAGFTTLASHFDDRVVVTYDPRGTGRSVRTDGEGELTPDEHAEDLRRLIEALGFGAVDVFASSGGAVNGLALVTRHPGLVRTLVAHEPPAVRTVPDHEQAWAAVEDIHRTYRREGMGPAMAKFIALTMQKGPLPDGYADAPGPNPADFGLPTEDDGSRDDALLGQNLRGCCGYRPDFDALAAASTRVVIAVGKESEDELAARSGLAIAERLGLAPEVFPSHHGGFLGGEYGQHGEPQPFATKLREVLDTR, encoded by the coding sequence ATGACCACGAAGCTCGACACCTACACCCTGGACACGTCCGGTGCCACTCTCACGTACGACGTTCGGGGCGGGTTGGGGGACACGGGCGCGGACCACCCCGTGCTGCTGCTCATCGGCTCGCCGATGGACGCCGCCGGATTCACGACACTCGCCTCGCACTTCGACGACCGGGTCGTCGTCACCTACGATCCGCGCGGCACCGGGCGCAGCGTCCGGACCGACGGCGAGGGCGAGTTGACGCCGGACGAGCACGCCGAGGACCTGCGGCGGCTCATCGAGGCGCTCGGCTTCGGGGCGGTGGACGTGTTCGCCAGCAGCGGCGGGGCGGTGAACGGCCTCGCGCTCGTCACGCGCCATCCCGGCCTGGTGCGCACGCTCGTGGCGCACGAGCCGCCCGCGGTGCGGACCGTGCCGGACCACGAGCAGGCGTGGGCGGCCGTCGAGGACATCCACCGGACGTACCGGCGCGAGGGCATGGGGCCCGCGATGGCCAAGTTCATCGCGCTGACGATGCAGAAGGGACCGCTGCCGGACGGCTACGCCGACGCGCCCGGGCCGAACCCGGCCGACTTCGGCCTCCCGACCGAGGACGACGGCTCCCGCGACGACGCGCTGCTCGGGCAGAATCTGCGCGGCTGCTGCGGCTACCGGCCCGACTTCGACGCCCTCGCCGCCGCGTCCACGCGCGTCGTCATCGCGGTCGGCAAGGAGTCCGAGGACGAGCTGGCGGCCCGCTCGGGCCTGGCGATCGCCGAGCGCCTCGGCCTGGCCCCGGAGGTCTTCCCCAGCCACCACGGGGGCTTCCTGGGCGGCGAGTACGGCCAGCACGGCGAGCCGCAACCGTTCGCGACGAAGCTCCGCGAGGTACTCGACACGCGCTGA
- a CDS encoding bacilysin biosynthesis protein BacA: MTGEQTCVDTLSPTSIGDIRYLHTLGPTGTNLESAAHLWFQRHGLQNDGQVVLHTSLEDAMASVPRTGAHALVACAVYPELHTLVFGNLLTCRMVDCFLWPTFEMVLAAAPGTHGEPRTVATHPAPAGLVAPTSARQLVTSNAQAAIDCADGKAEGCVTTVVAARAQGLRIVRSFGEVPMVYTVHQMREHGR; this comes from the coding sequence ATGACGGGGGAACAAACATGCGTCGACACGCTTTCGCCGACGTCGATCGGTGACATTCGCTATCTGCACACCCTCGGCCCGACCGGCACCAATCTGGAGTCGGCGGCCCATCTGTGGTTCCAGCGGCACGGACTTCAGAACGACGGGCAGGTCGTCCTGCACACGTCCCTGGAGGACGCCATGGCGAGCGTGCCCAGGACCGGCGCCCACGCCCTGGTGGCCTGCGCCGTCTACCCCGAGCTGCACACGCTCGTCTTCGGCAACCTCCTCACCTGCCGCATGGTCGACTGCTTCCTGTGGCCCACCTTCGAAATGGTGCTCGCCGCCGCGCCCGGCACGCACGGCGAGCCGCGCACCGTGGCCACCCACCCCGCCCCGGCCGGGCTCGTGGCCCCCACCAGCGCACGGCAGCTGGTGACCAGCAACGCGCAGGCGGCCATCGACTGCGCCGACGGCAAGGCCGAGGGCTGCGTCACCACCGTCGTCGCGGCGCGCGCCCAGGGCCTGCGGATCGTCCGCAGCTTCGGCGAGGTCCCGATGGTCTACACCGTCCACCAGATGCGGGAGCACGGCCGGTGA
- a CDS encoding DUF6421 family protein, which produces MSGTTNGVLGPVRGTHRLHDDLLGEAERLGRGLLPRVNAFRSRQRDDGTVPAPDDADRRALLAVKDEATRWFAGHGRAAQADALAADIEGWLAAGLDTPPHFARSRDALTAPADGDWAAFLAPVRTTNSVPPVGKRLEFFLVRRKEPDALPDLAEHYPHPKNNCQAAVLIAGSAGLADGNCIVFFPENVAAHDKVAEQAYAIFFFSKFRRIHETYAVPSARAVLTPGSVPRASTGMDPEACYQARAVWGYLHDYFHHQGRWPLDRHIKLKMNWFIGLLEELKVDARTALACHADPAVPYADEQIAMILLERMFRYPLDAHAVRNFDAGTGVFLYSWLRERRALTTDRTGLLRLDHDRVIDGLRELVAAVEGMEAAVSTPAEYRAAAKALVRTQLREGAEGDRYAFTDDQRALVRARERLAAAPPPRFAPAEL; this is translated from the coding sequence GTGAGCGGCACGACGAACGGCGTGCTCGGCCCGGTGCGCGGCACCCACCGCCTCCACGACGACCTGCTCGGCGAGGCCGAACGGCTCGGCCGCGGCCTGCTGCCGCGCGTCAACGCTTTCCGGAGCCGCCAGCGCGACGACGGCACCGTGCCCGCCCCCGACGATGCCGACCGCCGCGCCCTGCTCGCCGTCAAGGACGAGGCCACCCGCTGGTTCGCCGGGCACGGCAGGGCCGCGCAGGCCGACGCGCTCGCCGCCGACATCGAGGGCTGGCTGGCCGCGGGACTCGACACGCCGCCGCACTTCGCCCGCAGCCGCGACGCGCTCACCGCCCCGGCCGACGGCGACTGGGCGGCGTTCCTCGCCCCCGTCCGGACCACCAACAGCGTGCCGCCCGTCGGCAAGCGACTGGAGTTCTTCCTCGTACGCCGCAAAGAGCCCGACGCGCTGCCCGACCTCGCCGAGCACTATCCGCACCCGAAGAACAACTGCCAGGCCGCCGTCCTCATCGCGGGCAGCGCGGGACTGGCCGACGGCAACTGCATCGTCTTCTTCCCGGAGAACGTCGCCGCCCACGACAAGGTCGCCGAACAGGCCTACGCGATCTTCTTCTTCAGCAAGTTCCGCCGGATCCACGAGACGTACGCCGTGCCGTCCGCGCGCGCCGTCCTCACCCCCGGCTCCGTGCCCCGCGCCTCCACCGGAATGGACCCCGAAGCCTGCTACCAGGCGCGGGCCGTCTGGGGATATCTGCACGACTACTTCCACCACCAGGGGCGATGGCCGCTCGACCGGCACATCAAGCTCAAGATGAACTGGTTCATCGGCCTCCTGGAGGAGCTGAAGGTCGACGCCAGGACCGCGCTCGCCTGCCACGCCGACCCCGCAGTGCCGTACGCCGACGAGCAGATCGCCATGATCCTCCTGGAGCGGATGTTCCGGTACCCGCTGGACGCCCACGCCGTGCGCAACTTCGACGCGGGCACCGGCGTGTTCCTCTACTCCTGGCTGCGCGAGCGCCGCGCCCTCACCACCGACCGGACCGGGCTGCTCCGCCTGGACCACGACCGGGTGATCGACGGACTGCGGGAGTTGGTCGCCGCCGTCGAGGGTATGGAAGCGGCCGTCAGCACTCCCGCGGAGTACCGCGCGGCCGCCAAGGCGCTCGTACGGACCCAGCTGCGCGAGGGCGCCGAGGGCGACCGGTACGCCTTCACCGACGACCAGCGGGCGCTCGTGCGGGCGCGGGAGCGGCTCGCCGCGGCGCCCCCGCCGCGCTTCGCACCGGCCGAGCTGTGA